Sequence from the Dehalococcoidia bacterium genome:
TACATCAAGATTATTCATGACAGGAGCGGCGGCCGGCCGGTGGTTGAGTTGCCGCGCTTTCCGTATGAGATCAAGGGAATCGGGCGGTTGGAAGAGATCATGGAAGCACTGTTCTAGAGGAGGAATGAAATGAAGACTGTAAGAGTGATCCCGTGTCTGGATATGAAACAGGGTCGGGTGGTCAAGGGGGTTCACTTTGTGGAATTGCGCGATGCGGCCGATCCCGTGGAAGCAGCACGCGCCTATTCTGAAGGCGGAGCGGACGAGATCGCTTTTCTGGATATCACCGCCACCATCGAGGGACGCCGGACGATGTTCGATGTCCTCAAAAAAGTGTCCGCAGTGGTTAAGGTGCCGCTGACGGTCGGTGGGGGGATCAAATCGCTGACGGATATCGAGGAAGCACTGAAATCGGGAGCGAGCTGTGTTTCCATTTCCAGCGCTGCCTACCGGGACCCTGAGATGGTGAAGAAGGCGGTCAAAGAGTACGGGGCCAAGAGGATATTGATTGCCATCGATGCCGATGAGAACAGGAAACTGCCATCCAAGCGTGAGGTCTATATTGATGGCGGGCGCACGGCCACCGGCAAAGACGCCGTCGAGTTTGCCAAAGAGATGGCTGCGCTCGGTATAGGGCAGATCCTTCCTACGAGCAAAGCCACTGACGGCACCAAGGCCGGATTCGATCTGCACCTTACGCGTTCGATTGCCGATGCTACCAAATTACCGGTCATCGCCAGCGGAGGCGCAGGCACGCTGGAGCATTTCTATGAAGCGGTCAAGGAAGGACACGCGCAAGCGGTCCTGGGCGCTTCGGTCTTCCATTTTGGAACGTTCACCGTTCGTCAGGTCAAGGAATACCTCAAATCGAAAGGCGTGCCGGTGAATCTGTAGTAGTGCATAAATCTCCCATCAAGGGCGAGGAGTTTCTGCGAGAAGAAATAATTTCAGGAGTTGAATATGCCAAGGCGGGATGACATCAAGAAGGTAATGATTATCGGGTCGGGGCCGATCGTGATCGGGCAGGCTTGCGAGTTCGACTATTCGGGAACCCAGGCTTGCAAAGCCCTCCGAGCACTGGGATACCAGATCGTGCTGGTGAACTCGAACCCGGCCACCATCATGACCGATCCCGGCATGGCAGATGTAACCTATATTGAGCCGCTCAATGTGGCCACGATGGCCCAGATCATCGAGAAGGAACGCCCGGATGCGCTCTTGCCGAACCTGGGCGGCCAAACCGGCCTGAACCTTAGCTCTCAACTGGCTAAATCCGGGGTTCTGGAGAAGTTCGGCGTCAAAGTCATTGGCGTGGATGTGGACGCCATCGAACGCGGAGAGGACCGGATTGCATTCAAGGAAACGATGAATCGACTGGGTATCGAGATGCCGAAAAGCCAGGCGGCTTACAGCGTTGAGGAAGCGGAAAAAGTGGCTGCGGAACTTGGCTATCCGGTGGTGGTGCGGCCGGCCTATACCATGGGGGGAACCGGTGGAGGGCTGGTCTATAATGTGGAGGAGCTGCGTTTGGTTGCCAGCCGTGGCATTGCCGCGAGCTTCGTCGGGCAGATTCTGATTGAAGAATCGGTTCTGGGCTGGGAAGAACTGGAACTGGAAGTAATCCGGGACGCCAAGAACCAGATGATCACCGTTTGTTTTATCGAGAACGTGGATGCGATGGGAGTGCACACCGGAGACTCTTATTGCACAGCTCCGATGCTCACCATCGATCCCGCACTCCAGAAACGCCTGCAGGATTATTCCTACAAGATCGTCGAGGCCATACAGGTCATCGGGGGGACCAATATCCAGTTTGCCCATGATCCCAACACCGGACGGGTAGTGGTGATCGAGATCAATCCGCGAACCTCCCGTTCATCAGCGCTTGCTTCCAAAGCCACCGGATTTCCAATCGCGCTGATCTCCTCGAAGCTTGCTGCCGGACTCACGCTCGATGAGATTCCCTATTGGCGGGATGGGACGCTGGAGAAATACACTCCTTCAGGCGACTATGTGGTGGTCAAATTTGCCAGGTGGGCCTTTGAAAAATTCAAAGATGCTCAGGATAAACTCGGAACCCAGATGCGTGCCGTCGGCGAGGTGATGAGCATCGGCAAGAATTACAAAGAGGCTTTCCAGAAGGCCATTCGTTCACTAGAGAATGGCCGTTATGGGCTGGGCTTTGCCAAGGATTTCAATAAGAAATCGCTCGCTGAGCTGATGGACTTGCTCAAGGAGCCTTCGAGCGAACGGCAGTTCATCATGTACGAGGCTCTGCGTAAGGGCGCCGATGTGCAGGAGCTTTACAAGAAGACTTATATCAAGCCCTGGTTCATCACCCAGATGAAAGAACTGGTGGAGATGGAGGAGAAGATACTCCAACATAAAGGCAAGAAGTTGCCGGATGCGTTGCTGATCCAGGCCAAGAAAGACGGCTTTGCCGATCGATACCTGGCCCAGATTCTGGGTATTCCGGAGAAGGAGATTCGAGACCGACGCACTGACATCGGGATCGTTGAGGGATGGGAGCCGGTGCCGGTGAGCGGTGTAGAGAATGCAGCGTATTACTTTTCGACCTACAATGCGCCGGACAAGACTTCTCGGAGTGATCGGAAGAAGGTGATGGTTCTTGGTGGCGGACCTAACCGGATCGGACAGGGAATCGAGTTTGACTATTGTTGTGTCCATGCCGCTTTTGCCCTTCGCGATATGGGGCTGGAGACGATCATGGTCAACTGCAATCCGGAGACGGTATCAACTGACTATGACACTTCCGATAAACTCTACTTTGAACCTCTGACGGTTGAAGATGTGTTGAGTATCTATGAAAAGGAAAAGCCCGAGGGCGTGATCGTTCAATTCGGGGGACAGACGCCGCTGAACATCGCCGCTGAACTGGCGGCAGCCGGGGTTAATATCCTGGGCACTTCGCCGGATATGATCGACCTGGCGGAGGACCGGGATCGATTCCGCAAGATGATGGAAAAGATGGATATTCCCATGCCTCGTTCCGGCATGGCCAGCAATGTAAGCCAGGCGCTGGAGATAGCAGGGCAGATCGGCTATCCCTTGATGGTGCGCCCATCTTATGTGCTGGGCGGGCGGGGGATGCAGGTGGTCCATGACGATGAGATGATGCGGGAATACATGGGTGCGGCTGTGGGCGTTACACCGGACCGGCCGATCCTGATCGATAAGTTCCTGGAACATGCCATCGAGACTGAAGCCGACGCTGTTGCCGATGGTATCGATATCTTTGTTCCGGCTGTAATGGAGCACATCGAATTCGCCGGGGTCCACTCCGGAGATGCCGCTTGTGTGATTCCGCCCGTCAGCATTCCTCCAAAGCACATCGAAACCATCAACGATTACACCAAAAGGATCGCTAAAGAGCTTCAGGTGGTGGGCCTGATGAATATGCAGTACGCCATTTGCAATGACATCGTGTATGTTCTGGAAGCCAATCCGAGAGCGTCGCGAACCGTGCCGCTGGTTTCCAAAGTCTGCAACGTATCGATGGCGCGCATGGCCACTCAGACGATGCTGGGGAAGAAGCTCGCCGATCTTGATACCCGGCCGAGATCGGTTCCCTATTACGGGGTCAAAGAAGCGGTTTTCCCCTTCAACATGTTCCCGGAAGTCGATCCGGTCATCGGTCCGGAGATGCGCTCTACGGGTGAAGTGCTGGGGATTGCCGATTCGTTCGGACTGGCGTTCTTCAAATCGCAGGAGGCCGCCCAGCAGTTGCTTCCGACCGAGGGGACAGTGCTGATCACAGTCTGGGAGAAAGATGATCCGGCCGTATCCGAGGTGGCCAGGCAATTCTCCCAGCTCGGCTTCAGGATAAAGGCAACGGAGGGCACGCAAGAGTTCCTGGAAGAAAGTGGCATCGCCTCCGAGCGCATTCTTAAATTGCAGGAAGGCCGCCCCAACATTGTGGATGCCATCACTAACAAACAGATTCAACTGGTGATCAATACACCGGCCGGCAAGCGCAGTCAGTATGACGACTCCTATATTCGCAAGACGGCCATCAAATATAAAGTGCCTTATATCACCACATTGGCTGGAGCTTATGCTGCTGCCAAGGGGATCGCCGCGTATCGCACGGGAAGGTCGAAGGTAAAGTCTCTGCAGAGCTATCATGCGGACATTAAGTAGAAGAGGTCAGTAGGGACGATCCGATGTGATCGCCAATTCACATCATGGAGCAGGTATGGAGACTGAATTCAAAGCGGTTGCATCAGCCAGGCTGATCAGTCATCTGGCGGCGGAGCCGCTGAAAAGGAGCATAAGCCGAAGGCTTTTGGGGAAACCTTATATCTTATATTCGGACCTGCTGAACGTCTCGTGGTCGATGTACGAGACCGGTGCCATCATCGGGCGGGCCAGACGTCAAAGGCTGCGCTTACTGATGCAACTGCTGTTCACCAAACCGAATATGAATACATCGGAAAGAGTCATCCAGTGGATGCAAGCCGATGCCCAGTCTCGGTGGGAGCATTTCAACAAGGCATTTGGGAGAGAACCTGAGAACTTCATTGAACTGATCAGCGATGCAGAACTGGCAAAGGCAGGTTTCAATCCCGCAAAACCCAATAGCAAGCTGCAAGCGGAGCTGAAGCGGAAACTACCCATCACGCAAGAGATTCCCGATTCTGTGGTGACAATGGGGGTTAAGGGAATCGGTTTTGGCAGTTGTTTTCCGGAGTTGACGGTGACGCTGTACAGAGATCGTCATTACCGTTTGGGGGAGCGACTGAGTTTTGAAGCGCGAGAGGCGCAGATACTCGAAGAGATGACGCTTTTCATCGCGGAGTATTCTCCCGACCTTTTGAATCCATTGGGGCTCAAAATGGTGAAAGGGAAGGTGACGCATGCCTTTGACTCTTGAAGGGGATATAGCACGGGGGCGAGCCTTGGTGATATAGCTGGGGGCTATCCCTATTGAGTACAATTATTTCTCGGAGTATAATTGTTTCAAATGTGCAAACGAAGTGTGATCATAACGGTGCTGATCGGGCTTGTCATCGCAGGGCTGATGTTTGCCGCATGTGATGGCGATGATTCCGGTACCCCTACGGCCACAGCGGTTTCGCCCACGCCAACTGATACTTCTACACCTACGCCATCGGCATCGCTCACTCCAACCACTACTATCCCTACTCCTACTCCTACCTCGACGCCAACGCCAACTCATGTACCGACAACCTGTGAAGTGCAACGGGATTCCATACAGGTGGCGCTGGATAGCTACCATAGTGCCAATGGAAGATGGCCCACGGCGGATGGCGCTCCGGGCGATATTGATTGGGACAAGCTAGTTCCGGCTTTCTTGGCAGAAATTCCCTCTCTGGATGGCACATGTGAATGGCAGGTCAATAGCCAGCCTGAAGGAAAGGTGTGTCTGCTCAAGCCCTGCTGAACTTGCAAGTGTGGCACGGAGTGCTACAAGCTTCCCCAGTAGTAAGTCCTACTTAGTCTTTGCCAGCTAAGGCATTGAAAGTATTCCTCAGTATCCGATCCACTATGTTCCAGGAGTCATAGGACGCAGTCTCTTTGCCTCGGTCATGCACTTTTCTCGACGGTGAAGTGGGTGTGGAGGAGTTCGGTCTTTCCCGAGAGGGAAACGATGGTTCGGTCGAAGGGAAAAGAACGGTGGTGTTCGTGATTCTCCGGCGGCTTATGCTCGAAGATCATAGCGGCCTCGCATTGGTCGCGATATTTTGCATTGAGCAGGGCGCATGAGAAGTATAACTCGTTGCCGGGGAGAACGTGCTTTTTCCAGAAGGGATACTTCTCGTGGGTGGCGATTCGGCTGTTGACGTCATCAGCCCCGCCTATGTAGATCAGTTCGTTGAGCGATACGAATTTGCTTTGAGGATCGAACGTACACTCATATACACAGTAGATTCCTGATATTGCCGGAATGCTCCACCGATTTTCTTCCGGCCAGTATCCTTTGAACTCCAGATCGTAGGATTGCTCTGTCATGATTGATCTCCTTTAGCGGGCCTCCCCGGCATTCCTCCTGATGCTGGATTACGATGCCATTTTACTACGCCAAGGGTCGGGACGCAAAGTGCGATACCAAATGGCTCCGAAAACGGAATCAGTCTTCAGCAGTCGTTGCCTATTTGTTTTTGACCTGTTTCTTGGCCGCCTTGATGAACTGCCCGAACTTCCGATCCTTCTTGCGTTTTTCAACATAGGACAGTTCATAGTGTTCGGATTCTTTGCGTAATCTCAGGTAGCTCTGGTACCGGGCCTGGTCCAAAATCCCATCCTGGGCGGCCTGCAGAACGGAGCACCCGACTTCACTGGTGTGGGTGCAATCAGTGAATCGGCATCCTTTGGAGAGCTCCAGAATATCAGCGAAGCTCTCGTCAATGCCTGTGGTGACGCCGATATTCCCCAGTTCCCTCATCCCGGGAGTATCGATCAGCATAACTCCCTCGTCAAGGACAATCAGTTGGCGGCGCGCCGTGGTATGTCTTCCCCTGCCGTCTTTCGGGCGGACAAGGTTTGTTTCAAACGCGTTCCGTCCGATGAGGTGGTTCAAAAGAGTGGTTTTGCCAACTCCCGATGAACCGAGTAAACAATAGGTTTTGCCGGGTTCCATCACCTGCCTGATGCTGTCTAACCCTGCCCCGGTTTGGTTGCTGAAAGCGATGATCTCGCAACGGATGTTTGCATCCCTGACCGCTGCAATTCTCTGCTCCAAAGCCTCCTGGCTGATCAGATCGCTTTTGCTCAGAAGAAGCATCGGCTCGATATTGCCGTCGTTGGCCATCACCAGATATCGTTCCAGTCTGCGCAGATTGAAGTTGAAGTCGCATGACTGCATAATGAAGGCCGTATCAATGTTTGAGGCAATGATCTGGTAGTCTACCCTCTTACCGGCGGCTTTGCGCCTTAACACCGATTTCCTTGGGAGCAGATCATCGATAATGGCAAACGTATCGGAGTTGGTGTATTGAACCCATGCCCAATCTCCGACTGCGGGAAGATCAAGGGCAGATTCTGCGGAGAACATTAGCCTTCCGGTGAGTTCGGCTAGAACTTCACCAGCTTCATTTCTTACCAGGTAATTGTCTCTGTTGACGGCAGTAACGCGAGCCATGCGAAAGCCGGGTTTGTTTAACTCAAATCGCTTTCGTTGAAACCAGTCATCCAAGCCGAGAGTCGATAGCTCCATGCCCTATATTCTGATATTTCGCCGGAACAATTGCAAGTCCGCTCGCGTTGAGATTTTGAATGAGCCGCCTTGGATTTTATGGGAGGCCACTCTGGATTCTCCGCGATCAGCCGTCT
This genomic interval carries:
- a CDS encoding GIY-YIG nuclease family protein, which produces MTEQSYDLEFKGYWPEENRWSIPAISGIYCVYECTFDPQSKFVSLNELIYIGGADDVNSRIATHEKYPFWKKHVLPGNELYFSCALLNAKYRDQCEAAMIFEHKPPENHEHHRSFPFDRTIVSLSGKTELLHTHFTVEKSA
- the rsgA gene encoding ribosome small subunit-dependent GTPase A; protein product: MELSTLGLDDWFQRKRFELNKPGFRMARVTAVNRDNYLVRNEAGEVLAELTGRLMFSAESALDLPAVGDWAWVQYTNSDTFAIIDDLLPRKSVLRRKAAGKRVDYQIIASNIDTAFIMQSCDFNFNLRRLERYLVMANDGNIEPMLLLSKSDLISQEALEQRIAAVRDANIRCEIIAFSNQTGAGLDSIRQVMEPGKTYCLLGSSGVGKTTLLNHLIGRNAFETNLVRPKDGRGRHTTARRQLIVLDEGVMLIDTPGMRELGNIGVTTGIDESFADILELSKGCRFTDCTHTSEVGCSVLQAAQDGILDQARYQSYLRLRKESEHYELSYVEKRKKDRKFGQFIKAAKKQVKNK
- the hisF gene encoding imidazole glycerol phosphate synthase subunit HisF, which encodes MKTVRVIPCLDMKQGRVVKGVHFVELRDAADPVEAARAYSEGGADEIAFLDITATIEGRRTMFDVLKKVSAVVKVPLTVGGGIKSLTDIEEALKSGASCVSISSAAYRDPEMVKKAVKEYGAKRILIAIDADENRKLPSKREVYIDGGRTATGKDAVEFAKEMAALGIGQILPTSKATDGTKAGFDLHLTRSIADATKLPVIASGGAGTLEHFYEAVKEGHAQAVLGASVFHFGTFTVRQVKEYLKSKGVPVNL
- the carB gene encoding carbamoyl-phosphate synthase large subunit, whose product is MPRRDDIKKVMIIGSGPIVIGQACEFDYSGTQACKALRALGYQIVLVNSNPATIMTDPGMADVTYIEPLNVATMAQIIEKERPDALLPNLGGQTGLNLSSQLAKSGVLEKFGVKVIGVDVDAIERGEDRIAFKETMNRLGIEMPKSQAAYSVEEAEKVAAELGYPVVVRPAYTMGGTGGGLVYNVEELRLVASRGIAASFVGQILIEESVLGWEELELEVIRDAKNQMITVCFIENVDAMGVHTGDSYCTAPMLTIDPALQKRLQDYSYKIVEAIQVIGGTNIQFAHDPNTGRVVVIEINPRTSRSSALASKATGFPIALISSKLAAGLTLDEIPYWRDGTLEKYTPSGDYVVVKFARWAFEKFKDAQDKLGTQMRAVGEVMSIGKNYKEAFQKAIRSLENGRYGLGFAKDFNKKSLAELMDLLKEPSSERQFIMYEALRKGADVQELYKKTYIKPWFITQMKELVEMEEKILQHKGKKLPDALLIQAKKDGFADRYLAQILGIPEKEIRDRRTDIGIVEGWEPVPVSGVENAAYYFSTYNAPDKTSRSDRKKVMVLGGGPNRIGQGIEFDYCCVHAAFALRDMGLETIMVNCNPETVSTDYDTSDKLYFEPLTVEDVLSIYEKEKPEGVIVQFGGQTPLNIAAELAAAGVNILGTSPDMIDLAEDRDRFRKMMEKMDIPMPRSGMASNVSQALEIAGQIGYPLMVRPSYVLGGRGMQVVHDDEMMREYMGAAVGVTPDRPILIDKFLEHAIETEADAVADGIDIFVPAVMEHIEFAGVHSGDAACVIPPVSIPPKHIETINDYTKRIAKELQVVGLMNMQYAICNDIVYVLEANPRASRTVPLVSKVCNVSMARMATQTMLGKKLADLDTRPRSVPYYGVKEAVFPFNMFPEVDPVIGPEMRSTGEVLGIADSFGLAFFKSQEAAQQLLPTEGTVLITVWEKDDPAVSEVARQFSQLGFRIKATEGTQEFLEESGIASERILKLQEGRPNIVDAITNKQIQLVINTPAGKRSQYDDSYIRKTAIKYKVPYITTLAGAYAAAKGIAAYRTGRSKVKSLQSYHADIK